Part of the Arthrobacter sp. MMS18-M83 genome is shown below.
CTACGTAGTGGCCGAAGCCGGCGGGCAGATTGTGGCCTACGCCGGCCTCATGTGTATCGAGCCAATCGCAGATGTGCAGACGATCGCCGTCGTGCCCGAATTCGAAGGCAGGGGGATCGGCTCCGCTATCCTCACCGAACTCATTGAGGAGGCCCGAGGGCGCGGCGCGACCGAAGTCCTTCTCGAGGTCCGTGCCGACAATCCCCGCGCCCAGGCGTTGTACGTGCGGTTCGGCTTCGAGCAGATCCACGTGCGGCGGCGCTACTACCGTGACGGCACGGACGCCCTCATCATGAGGCTGACATTGGCTGAAGGGATCCCGGCGTGAACCTGCACAGCCACCTGAACCACTCCAACACCGTCCAGCCGCTCGTGCTGGGGATCGAGTCCTCCTGCGACGAAACCGGCGTAGGGATTGTCCGGGGCACGAGCTTGCTCACCAACACAGTGTCCTCCTCGATGGATGAGCATGTCCGTTTTGGCGGCGTCATTCCGGAGATCGCTTCCCGTGCGCACTTGGACGCCTTCGTCCCCACGCTGCAGGAAGCCCTGCACGAGGCCGGAGTGACGCTGGACGACATCGATGCGATCGCCGTGACCTCCGGGCCTGGTTTGGCAGGTGCGC
Proteins encoded:
- the rimI gene encoding ribosomal protein S18-alanine N-acetyltransferase: MTADDVTAVEALERRLFPVDAWPMQMFFDELAQVDTRRYVVAEAGGQIVAYAGLMCIEPIADVQTIAVVPEFEGRGIGSAILTELIEEARGRGATEVLLEVRADNPRAQALYVRFGFEQIHVRRRYYRDGTDALIMRLTLAEGIPA